One region of Pagrus major chromosome 5, Pma_NU_1.0 genomic DNA includes:
- the LOC140995786 gene encoding polyubiquitin-like yields the protein MDITIIMLNGASHTLRVHPEDTVSSLKQLIQSKLGVPVQKQKLVFVNGQRTPLSDDSKPVSWYGLQSGSQVSLLVTQPAPFQVFLKNEKGQTSTYDIKPDETVENFKAKVERREGVKASQQRLLHQSREMTTGRLSDYNVKEHSTIDLMLRLRGG from the coding sequence ATGGATATAACCATCATTATGCTGAATGGGGCGTCCCACACCCTGAGGGTGCACCCAGAGGACACCGTGAGCTCCCTGAAGCAGCTCATCCAGAGTAAACTGGGAGTCCCCGTTCAGAAGCAGAAGCTGGTGTTTGTGAACGGTCAGAGGACTCCTCTCAGCGACGACTCAAAGCCTGTCAGCTGGTACGGTCTACAGTCCGGCTCCCAGGTGTCTCTCCTGGTCACCCAGCCGGCACCTTTCCAGGTCTTCCTCAAAAACGAGAAGGGCCAAACGAGCACCTATGATATCAAACCTGACGAGACCGTGGAGAACTTCAAGGCCAAGGTGGAGCGCAGAGAGGGGGTCAAGGCGAGCCAGCAGAGGCTCCTCCACCAGAGCAGAGAGATGACCACTGGAAGACTGTCAGACTACAACGTCAAGGAGCACAGCACCATCGACCTGATGCTCCGCCTGAGGGGAGGCTGA